One stretch of Glycine soja cultivar W05 chromosome 7, ASM419377v2, whole genome shotgun sequence DNA includes these proteins:
- the LOC114418650 gene encoding nuclear poly(A) polymerase 1-like isoform X2: MGIPGLSNQNSGQQRLGITEPISLAGPTDDDAIKTLELEKYLQGVGLYESQEEAVVREEVLGRLDQIVKIWVKNISRAKGFNEQLVHEANAKIFTSGSYRLGVHGPGADIDTLCVGPRHASRDEDFFGGLQKMLSEMQEVTELHPVPDAHVPVMKFKFNGVSVDLLYARLALWVIPEDLDISQESILQSVDEQTVLSLNGCRVTDQVLRLVPNIQTFRTTLRCMRFWAKRRGVYSNVAGFLGGINLALLVARICQLYPNALPDMLVSRFFRVYTQWRWPNPVMLCAIEEGSLGLPVWDPRRNPKDRYHLMPIITPVYPCMNSTYNVTSSTLRVMSDEFRRGSEICEAMEASKADWDTLFEPYPFFESYKNYLQIDITAENADDLRQWKGWVGSRLRQLTLKIERHTYGMLQCHPHPGEFSDNSRPFHHCYFMGLQRKQGVPVNEGEQFDIRLTVEEFKHSVNVYTLWKPGMDIHVSHVKRSNIPNYIFPGGVRPTFPSKVTAENKQSSKSRASGHGQTEKPQGGKAVAVGADDVRKRKRSEDNMDNNPRNSRSPVSLPPPSREVHEDISPISASSSCSMKFDESEVNSIGGQKSEKLCLKSPGEIPSGDSGTNGSVTSNQQVNPVFAAADTSNSKEEEKLAIEKIMSGLYDAHQAFQEEPKELEDNTQYKNQDKDSGANMKNNMESLDSKPAVPEEPVISKEITCSTHLCSNESLEELEPLYIVDIRLP; the protein is encoded by the exons TTGAACTTGAGAAG TACTTGCAAGGTGTTGGATTGTACGAGAGTCAGGAGGAGGCTGTAGTAAGGGAGGAAGTGCTTGGCAGGCTGGACCAG ATTGTGAAGATTTGGGTTAAGAACATCAGCCGGGCAAAGGGGTTCAATGAACAACTGGTGCATGAAGCAAACGCCAAGATTTTCACCTCCGGCTCTTATCGGTTAGGG GTGCATGGCCCTGGAGCTGATATAGATACTCTTTGTGTGGGACCTAGACATGCATCCAGAGAT GAAGATTTCTTTGGTGGGCTACAGAAGATGCTATCTGAGATGCAAGAAGTAACAGAATTGCACCCTGTGCCTGATGCTCATGTCCCTGTGATGAAATTCAAGTTTAATGGAGTTTCTGTTGATCTCCTGTATGCAAGATTAGCGTTGTGGGTTATTCCTGAA GATTTAGATATATCACAGGAATCAATATTACAAAGTGTTGACGAACAAACTGTTCTTAGTCTTAATGGTTGTAGAGTAACTGACCAGGTCCTGCGATTGGTTCCAAATATTCAG ACCTTTCGCACGACATTGAGATGCATGAGGTTTTGGGCCAAGCGTCGTGGTGTTTATTCAAAT GTTGCAGGTTTTCTTGGTGGTATAAACCTGGCATTGCTTGTTGCTCGAATATGCCAGTTATATCCTAATGCACTTCCTGATATGTTAGTGTCTCGATTCTTCAGGGTATATACTCAATGGCGATGGCCTAATCCAGTCATGCTTTGTGCTATTGAAGAAGGATCTCTTGGACTACCAGTTTGGGATCCTAGAAGAAATCCCAAGGATAGATATCATCTAATGCCTATAATTACTCCTGTTTATCCCTGCATGAACTCCACTTACAATGTGACATCAAGTACATTGCGTGTTATGTCAGATGAGTTTCGGAGGGGAAGTGAAATATGTGAG GCTATGGAGGCTAGCAAGGCTGATTGGGATACCCTTTTTGAGCCTTATCCCTTTTTTGAATCATACAAGAATTATCTACAGATAGACATAACAGCAGAGAATGCAGATGACCTTAGACAATGGAAAGGCTGGGTTGGGTCTCGTCTCCGGCAGTTGACATTGAAG ATTGAGAGGCACACTTATGGTATGCTTCAATGTCATCCACATCCTGGTGAATTCTCAGACAATTCTAGACCTTTTCACCACTGTTACTTTATGGGTCTGCAGCGTAAGCAAGGAGTTCCAGTGAATGAAGGTGAACAGTTTGATATAAGGTTAACTGTTGAAGAATTTAAACATTCTGTCAACGTTTACACTCTATGGAAACCTGGAATGGATATCCATGTGTCCCATGTGAAACGCAGTAACATTCCTAACTACATATTTCCTGGTGGTGTGCGACCTACCTTCCCATCAAAAGTAACTGCCGAGAATAAACAGAGTTCCAAATCAAGGGCTTCTGGCCATGGTCAAACAGAAAAGCCTCAAGGAGGTAAAGCTGTTGCAGTTGGAGCAGATGATgtgaggaagagaaagagatcAGAGGACAACATGGATAATAACCCAAGGAATTCCAGGTCCCCTGTATCTTTACCTCCCCCCAGCAGGGAAGTTCATGAAGATATATCTCCTATTAGTGCTTCAAGTTCTTGTTCTATGAAATTTGATGAATCAGAAGTGAATAGTATTGGTGGACAAAAGAGCGAGAAACTTTGTCTGAAATCTCCAGGTGAGATTCCTTCTGGGGATAGTGGGACCAATGGATCAGTGACAAGCAACCAACAAGTGAACCCTGTATTTGCAGCTGCTGATACATCTAAttctaaagaagaagaaaagctaGCCATTGAAAAGATTATGTCCGGTCTGTATGATGCACATCAAGCCTTTCAAGAAGAACCCAAAGAGCTTGAAGATAATACTCAATATAAAAATCAAGACAAAGATTCTGGTGCGAACATGAAAAACAACATGGAATCTTTAGACTCAAAGCCTGCAGTGCCAGAAGAGCCAGTTATTTCTAAGG